The genomic stretch TGTTCGTCTCCTATCTGAGCGACCACGCCAGGCTCCAGGCCGAGACCCTGCTCTACTACGCCGGCGTGTACCAACCCGAGTTGCGGCCGTACGCCCAGCGCTGGGTCCAGGGGATCACCGAGATCCTCTCGGCCTACGCCACTCCCGAAGCCGCCCAGGCCACGGCCGTCTACCTGGACGGCGTCATCCTGTACACCCTGCTGCACGACCGACCTGTGGACGAGAAGGCCCTGCGTATGGCCATCGCCGCGCTGATGAACACGTCTCTTCCGGAGGACCGGTGAGTACGACGCACACCTCCGACGCACCCGGAGCGACCGCCGGGCACCTGTCCCCCGGTCGCCGGTGGGCCGCCCTGGCCGTGCTCTCCACCAGCCTGCTGGTGGTGGTCATGGACATGACCATCCTCAACGTCGCCCTGCCCGACATGGCGGCGGCGCTGTCACCGACCGCCGCCCAGCAGCTGTGGATCGTCGACATCTACTCGCTGGTCCTCGCCGGGCTGCTGGTCGCCATGAGCACCCTGGGCGACCGGTGGGGCCGCAGAGAACTGCTCCTGACCGGTTTCTCGATCTTCGGCGGCGCGTCCCTGCTGATCCTGGTGGCCGAGTCCGCCCCCACGGTGATCGCCGTACGCGCCCTGCTCGGTGTGGGCGGGGCGATGATCATGCCCGCGACCCTGTCGATGATCCGAAGCCTCTTCACCGACCCGGCCGAACGCGCCAAGGCGTTGGGCATCTGGGCGGCGGTGGCCTCCCTGGGGGCCGCCATCGGACCGATCGTGGGCGGGTTGCTCCTGGAGCATTTCACCTGGCAAGCAGCGTTCCTGCTGAACGTGCCCTGGATGGCTGCGGCG from Micromonospora craniellae encodes the following:
- a CDS encoding TetR/AcrR family transcriptional regulator, with protein sequence MTSRRDPEGRRRAMLEAAAREMITNGWAALTHRRVAELAQVPLGATTYYFDSLDDLRTSALEVVVAQADEEIRQVAEAVHACQGSAEGLAALFVSYLSDHARLQAETLLYYAGVYQPELRPYAQRWVQGITEILSAYATPEAAQATAVYLDGVILYTLLHDRPVDEKALRMAIAALMNTSLPEDR